Genomic segment of Mercurialis annua linkage group LG6, ddMerAnnu1.2, whole genome shotgun sequence:
CGGAAACCGTTACGTAAAAACCAAGAATGGGAAGGGAACGGAGAACAAAGAAGAGCGGTAATAatggtaataataataataacattaataagGGAAGAATATCAAAGATTGGAAGCTATGCAATATCTTCATCAATGTCAATGAGAGACCACAGACAACAACCTTGTATTACATGTACAACGTTTAATATTTTGGCTCCTATTTATAAACGGCTTAAtcttaataataatcaaaactcCCGTGAAAGTGATTACAGAGCTTATTGGCTGACGAGAAACCACCGGATTTTGGATTCTTTGATAAGAGAACGTTCTTCCATTATTTGTCTGCAGGTTTTTCACCGTTTAATTTTTCCGATGATggttttttcttgtttttgtttgtttgttgattgatttttgtttttgtttgggtTCAGGAATTCTGGTCGGGTAATGAAGAGCTTGTTAAAATGTATGAAAAAAGATTGGGTGATGCTGGTTATATTAATTTCCAGCTTCCACGAACTAATAACCGTGGCGATggtaattattttctttaatttttcttattttttgattttatttgctATAATATTTCATCTAATTTAgagttttttgttttgattcttTATTACGTTAAAGTAAGCCACCCAGTTTTTGTTTTCTTCAATTGTTTTCTCCTAATTGCAGTCAAGGTAGAACgtacacttcattcaatcaacgtgtcCGGTTGCGAACACTTGATATCTCGAATACGAAAATTCATTTTCTACAaaagaaaccttaaaataacaccgtttctCTGTGTCCGTGTGACGTGTCCAGTTTCACCGTGCCCGTGTGGCAGTTTATAATAATGAAAGAATAAAGCTTGAAAATTTGTATATCTTTCTTTGagatattatattttagaaGTTTTCTTTCCCTTCTAATTATTTTCCAAACTgcagattttaaattttgtaagtTGAAGTTTCTCAGTTTTACTTGCTTGTTCAATAGTCTTGAAATTGCAAAATATGCAAGTTGATTTGGTTTACTTTGTTATTAAAAGAGCAGCTATATGTGCATATGAGGTGATAATTACTTAGCATTTGATTTTTTGTAGGACTCCTAACTGCTGTTCGTAAGGACTATTTCAGAGTAATTAATTCCCGAGAAGTTCTTTTCAATGATTTTGGGGACCGAGTTGCTCAGTTGTTACATGTCGAATTAGATGCTCCTTTCTCCGAATGTCGAAACAAAGATACTGGTCAGGAAATCCTTATAGTGAACACTCATTTGTTATTTCCCCATGATTCGAGTTTGTGTATAGTAAGATTACATCAGGTCATTACTTTTTCCGTAACATGATTCCTTTTATATACTCCGTGTTTTGACATCTCCTCATTTTGATCTCTGTTATGCAATTGTTTCGATAGGTCTATAAAATTCTGCAAGATGTGGAATCATATCAGAAGGAAAACAAGCTTAACCCCATGCCCATTATGCTTTGCGGGTAATTCTGTTCTATGATCGATGTTCTTGCTGGATTCTATGTTTAAGTAAAACTGAACATACCTTAAGTAAATCGTACTTATGTTTCGTCTGTTCTCTGTTATGTACTTTCAACAGCGATTGGAATGGGAGCAAGCGCGGACATGTTTACAAATTTCTTAGATCACAAGGTTTCGTGTCTTCATATGACACTGCTCATCAGTATGCGGATGCAGATGTTCAAAAGGTCCTTGTTTTCATGCTAACACAAGTTATTTATTTCTCTTGCGATGATTATTTACTGATCTTTATCATACACGCAAACTCATTTGTTTGGTTCTGATTTCTTGCATTTTTGGACTACAGTGGGTTAGCCACCGCAATCACCGTGGGAACATATGTGGAGTGGATTTTATATGGCTTCTTAATCCCAATGAATACCGCAAACTACTTAAAACAAGTTGGAGTGAAGCAGTATTTGACATGTTCAAGGTTAGATCATTATTTACAATATTTGAAGCTTTTGATTTTGGTTTTCTTTCCCTTTGAGTTTGAAGCTGCAAAATACTCTAAAAATGTATGTCTAATATGCTTGCAATAATTCTGTTTTGTTGGCCAAAATAAAATGTGGATTCTAGCAGCAGCAGGACAATATTTTGCATCCTTATAATTCACTTTCCTCAGGATAGCTATATGCATCTCTTGGTAAACTGTTGAGTCTAAAAATCATGAATCGTTTATATTTTCTTAACGAACTCTGTCGACTCCATTTGTTTTACTTACAATCTGTTTTACTAAAACTATCATCAGCAGTAGTTGAAACAGACATTCCAATGCCTAATGAGATCTTTTAAGTGATTTCATCTCCTATAAACATAATGAACTTACCGTTTATTTGGTTAAAAAACTTCATATTTTCAGTATCTACTTCGGAGAGCTTCACTTACAGAAGCGGAGGCCTTTGCTTCTTTGAAGACTGATAATGATGGTGATTGCATTACCTACTCAGGTTTCTGCGAAGCTCTTCGACAGGTATGGCAAAGTTTCAAGGCAGATTTCAATGACACACGATCCTTTCATCGTCATTACTCCTTTGAGATGATATCTAATCTCTACTCCTACAGCTTAATTTAACTGGTCATCGCCATGGACTCTCTGCTGAAGAGATAAAGGACTTATGGCTCCAAGCAGACACTGATGGGAATGGCCTTCTAGATTACAAGGAATTCCAGGTAACCAACTTAAAATGAAATTCTTAACAGCTTACTCTGATTTTCAGAATGGTTTTTTAGGCAATCCAACTCCTTTACGAACTCTGGCATGGGACCGGGAAGGGCGTCTGCCCCTTACAACATACACAATGCACAAAACTATTATGTTGTACGGAAACTTGTCGAGCCTTACGTTTTGGCATTTATTGCTTATTCTcgtaaaaaaatatcatttcaccattttctgtttttggtgtTTCTTGTTTCAGCGTTTCTTTTTCTGTGCTACATAGCATGTGTATGTAACTACTTACAATAGGCACTGTTTAGACTTTAAGACTTCTTTTATTTCACTTCAATTTACCCATAATAATTGAATTGTGATGAACTTCAGCAGCGAATTTGGCATCCTGCATCGGACCAAAAAGATGAAATCAGCAATGAATTAGTTGAAGTTGGCGTTCGGCAAGAGCAAACAATCGGTTTCAGCGTGGAGAATGCAGTACTTTTTCCTCCTGAAGCAGAGAAAGGAAGATGGCCAGAAAATTATTCTCTATCCGATCACGCTAGACTCACTGTGGTATTCTCACCAATACGAATGCCATGCTCACAGGCATTATCTTGACTGGCCTTGCACACATTATACGCATATAGCCGCgtttatatgaataatatacGAAGGCATGAAGCAATCAAGATGGTCGACGGGTTGTGGTATAGACACTCAAGCTCATACATCTTGAAGCTCTTAGTTCGTCGAGCAATTATCCGATGATTTTCTAACTTTGACGGGCTTTTAAGAGTCGATTTCATGCTTTCTTGCACGGTAGGTCTTACACGAGCAAACCAACTCGTAGTATAACTTGCTCGAGTCATTATTTCGAAGTGGCAATCTCAGGTTTTGCTGTATTTTTCCTTGACTGTAGGTGAAGAAAACGAGGGAAAGAAGGTTGGTCAGATGTTACTTGTGGTTCAAGGCATCACATTTTGAAGAGTGGTGACCTCCATTTTAGTGTGTGTTTTTGTACAGTAAATgtaaatttcatttcattttaccTCTGCTATACAACATAAACGCTTTTAAATGAATTAACTGGATGGGAATATCAATTGGGTATTTCTTGTAAATTCGTTATGCAGTAGattacatataaaaatttagaatttctCGTTTTGCTCATCAAAGGTGTCGAATATGCTTGCAAAGCAATGGCGTGTGTGTAGAAAACCTTAAAAACCGAACGGTATAatcgataaaaaataaaaatacgatATAATGCGAAATTAATACTATAATACTTTTATAATaacataataaattatatttgaaattttctttAACTATGGTCTAGTTTATCAAGAATTAATTtatgaaactaaaatttattttatatttttatttactgcttgtatttattatataattgacATAGTATATAAAAGGTTTAATtgcttttaaaattatgaacttttgtatttttgacaaatttagatgaatttttaattttttgcaatatcAAATACCAAATATTGATGATGTGAACTTCGAACAATATATATTCTAGTATCCACAGCTGTATTTTGTAACGAAAAAATTTCCGGAGTCCCAAATTACAAGAAAATTGATAGTATACGttttaaattgacaaaattgagaTTTGGtgataaaattgcaaaataagttaaaatttatatctttttaaagCAAATAACCcattattaaattattgtatCGAACTGACATAATTTTTACTCAaattattgaattgattttcatCATAATTTTAGATACATAAAGCTATTTTACTTTAAGACACCGTTTGAATTGAGTGATTTTGCAGGAacaaaatccataaattttgAACAACTCATGGATTTCATCGAAATTTATTGTTTGGTACAGAAAAAAGATGACATGacaatatatgtatttttcatatattttcatgctccaaatttttttatttaaattcatgTCTAAGAGGTGAAAAAgtaaaatcaattattttttattaatgataGTTTATGCTAATATTTAAGTTTAAATACAAtatttctaataattttatattgtatatacattttaaatagtgtaattataaaatgtatgaattttacattttaaaattcatgaatttagTACAATCTATtggttttaaaaacgttcatcAATTCAAATGGTGCCTAATATATTACTAAGACATAGtgaattatgaaatttaaatttctaataacaATGCATCTAGCTACAAACATAAAGCTAGAACAATGGAAATATTAATAAGTAGGTGTCAACACCTAAAAATACCATTGTTCAAGTAACATTCGTTAATTTTCTCTATAAtaacgaattttttttttttggggttTTCTGAACGGGTCTTAACTATGAGACGACACCTTTAAGCCTTCCATATTCAGAGTGATTCCCACTCGAGCTGtgtaggtcccttgcgggaggcaaactctGACCCTGAGTTTTAAACAGCTGCATACATGACTACGGTTCGAACCCGTGACCTCACTTAAGTTAGAAGAGCGCCTAACCAACTCATCTACACTTTGGGATTTATAATaacgaattt
This window contains:
- the LOC126653492 gene encoding uncharacterized calcium-binding protein At1g02270-like, translating into MGRERRTKKSGNNGNNNNNINKGRISKIGSYAISSSMSMRDHRQQPCITCTTFNILAPIYKRLNLNNNQNSRESDYRAYWLTRNHRILDSLIRERSSIICLQEFWSGNEELVKMYEKRLGDAGYINFQLPRTNNRGDGLLTAVRKDYFRVINSREVLFNDFGDRVAQLLHVELDAPFSECRNKDTGQEILIVNTHLLFPHDSSLCIVRLHQVYKILQDVESYQKENKLNPMPIMLCGDWNGSKRGHVYKFLRSQGFVSSYDTAHQYADADVQKWVSHRNHRGNICGVDFIWLLNPNEYRKLLKTSWSEAVFDMFKYLLRRASLTEAEAFASLKTDNDGDCITYSGFCEALRQLNLTGHRHGLSAEEIKDLWLQADTDGNGLLDYKEFQQRIWHPASDQKDEISNELVEVGVRQEQTIGFSVENAVLFPPEAEKGRWPENYSLSDHARLTVVFSPIRMPCSQALS